The following coding sequences lie in one Aminivibrio pyruvatiphilus genomic window:
- a CDS encoding methyl-accepting chemotaxis protein, producing VRKLAEESNEAAKKIAELAGMITKDLDQVVSSSEKSAKNSHASAGLAEGTRETIAKMMEALSRISSSTQDLAAVSEEQAASSEEIAGAVQNIASRVSASAASSDMVRGQMKEVAESAERVAQGSEELASLSAELRKLVGYFRFDNGTENRGLVPSLQGASAEKKPRSKKR from the coding sequence AAGTGCGGAAGCTCGCCGAGGAGAGCAACGAGGCGGCGAAGAAGATCGCGGAGCTTGCGGGGATGATTACAAAGGATCTGGACCAGGTGGTCTCCTCGTCGGAAAAGAGCGCGAAGAACTCCCACGCCTCTGCAGGGCTCGCGGAAGGAACCCGGGAGACCATTGCGAAGATGATGGAAGCCCTGTCAAGAATTTCGTCCTCGACCCAGGACCTGGCGGCCGTCTCGGAGGAACAGGCGGCGTCCAGCGAGGAGATCGCCGGGGCTGTGCAGAACATCGCGTCCCGGGTCAGTGCCTCGGCGGCGTCCTCGGACATGGTCCGGGGGCAGATGAAGGAAGTCGCCGAATCGGCGGAGCGCGTGGCCCAGGGCTCAGAAGAACTCGCCAGCCTGTCGGCGGAACTCCGGAAACTGGTGGGGTATTTCAGGTTCGATAACGGAACGGAGAACCGGGGTCTTGTTCCCTCCCTGCAGGGCGCATCTGCGGAGAAAAAA